From the Hippocampus zosterae strain Florida chromosome 13, ASM2543408v3, whole genome shotgun sequence genome, the window TGATAATTTAAAGCACGTTGTGCTGCTCTTTATGGTGTGTGCACCTTTTTGGCATACGGTAGTGTAATACAGACATATACTATGTGTAGATTTGATGATGGAACAGAGAAGAAGACTGTCACAACCAAGCTGCATTCACATGAGTTGCTTCttgctgaggataaagaatatatgcttcATCTGCTTGTATTGCTACCATTTATGGTCAAATAtatgttgtttaaagcagtggatctcaacatttttacaccaagtaccacaTCAAAATTGACTAACACAAACAGCCACTGTTTGAGGAAATccgttttttaaataaaatgtgtgctttTATCTGCAGTCGTGCAAGGAACGTGGTGGCAGCAGCTCCACCGCCACTTCGCTTCTTCTCCCCTGAATCCCCAGTCGTGGACCTCTACTTGGGTCAGCTTGATCAGGTAAGATCACAACTTGACTCACTGGTCACTTGAACTCACTTGCCAGTATGTTGGATTTCTTTCATGgtatgcgaaaaaaaaaaaaaacaatcgcaaTTGCACAAACGTTCAAGCCGTGCATTATGTTTAAGTGGCTTCCAAAAATCTGACATATACTTGCTGGGAATAAAACATCTCCCTCATGAGGGTAGTACTTTGAATGCCATGTATTTTTTGAGGTGATACTTGTATTCTGAAGTATGTGACTTGGTTTCCATCACTAGGTAGAGCGTCTCAGGAGTGTGGCTGAGGTGTCTTTTGTCTTCTTCTACGCACCGTGGTGCGCCCACTCCATGGCCGCCAGGCAGGAAGTCCAGCTGGTCGCCAAGAAACTGGCTAAACAGGTACCAAGCAACAAATAACTTACAAATGTAATGCCCACGAGTAACCCCCACGGACCCCATGAGTAGCCTGCAGACAGGCCTGTTATGAAAACGACTCAAGTGATTGGAGATTCATATGACAGTAATTTTGTCCTGCGCCAATCTTGCGTCTTTTGTTTAATGTGCTGCGATGCTGTCAGATCATTATAACGTTATAATATTAGAAGGTTGTAATATTTTTCAGTCTATAAACCCCACCTTTGAAAAGCCTGATCCAATCAGCATTTGTGGTTCCAAAACCATTACGATAATGCACCTGGTCGAATTGCTGTGCTGTTGAGACAAGTTGACTGAAAGCACCACCGACATATATAATACGAGTGGTCATTATCGAACCCACAGGTGCAGTTTGTGGCCATCAACTGCTGGTGGAGTCAAGGCAAGTGCAGGAGGGTCAATCACTTCTTCAAGTATCCCATCATCCACCTCTTTTACCGACAGTAAGGGAAGTCTTTTGGTAGTTATTACTGTTGTGAATGTATTCTTATCAGATCACCAAAAACTGTCACCCTCTTGTGTCTAATCTGGTGTGGtgaaatgcaccccccccccccccgcccgccgaaAAAAATGGATCACTGTGCAGATGGTGTGAGTGGAGGAAGTCCCCACAGTGTCATTTTTACAAGCCATGCACAATATAAATGTTTTGCAATTACAACATTAAATGGTTAAATATGTAAAAAGGAAGgcctttatttcatattttatcccaaaaaagcaataaataaaatatttatgttaAGTAAAGTctagaaaacatatttttaaaaaacggataTGTTCAatcaaaaaggtttttttttttagtttttttttttttaaataaacacattttattcagcGTTAAAAATCACATCACATCCAAAGAACTGGCAAAACCGGGTGTCATTTTTCATGTTAAGCACTGTTACAGTAACTTGTAATCTGAGTTACTTTCAAAATCAAGCCATGAGAAAAGTAACCAAATTACTTTTTCACGCAAGTAATCAATAAGGTAACTGTAGCGAGACTGCGATTGTATCGACAGTGCTGAAACTAAATCTGCCGATCGGCGTCGAGGCCATTTCTGCGTAGATACAGTTTTTGTCTGACACCTGACTAACTCGCCTCGCTACGTCAGGTTCGGGCCTATCGAGTACAAGGGTCCGTTCGTGGCGGGCTATGTGGAAAGTTTTATCCTCCGAGTGATGACGCCGCTCACGTACCTCCCGTCAAGAGATGCGGTGCTGGAATTCCTCTCCTGTCACGAGGTAACGAGGACATCGTCATACACGTCTGCAatattttgatgacattttgtatttctttctttcttttatggaGTGCGTTTGGATCTTAAATGTCTCTCTGCTTCCCAGCCCCGAGTGGTGGGCTTCTTCCAGTTTAACTCTTCACCTCAGCCGCCCGGCTACACCACATATCTCGCCTCTGCTCTGCAGGCCCTAAAAAGAGGTAACGAGATCACCTCGAGTGTCTGGTTTGTCGCTTCTCGCGGAATCTTCAGCCCTGGCGTCGCCTTACAGATTTCCGCGGCGTGGTCCGCTTCGGGGTGGTCACCAACAGCCGGGTGGCAGAGGCCATCTCGTTGAAAGAGGACGAAAGCGTTTATCTCCATAGAAGATTTAACTCTTCGTTGGTGAGTAAAGAAACACCGGGCGCCACGTTCGGCGCACTCACATCAAGGATGGGCGACTTAAATGCTGGAAAACGATTCAACGGGTTTGTTGCGTCGCCTTTACGACGGACCTCGCACGACGACTCCCTCGGCATCCGCTCTGAAGATTTCGGCGTACAAGCGATGGGAAGGAACGTTACTTGTCCTCAAATAACAGCGTTGTCGCATTGCTTGTCAGGTTTTCCCTCGATGGGAACGCAACTTCACGTCCCGTGCTGTATGTAGCTGGGTCTTTGAGCACCACGAGAGCGTCCTGCAGTGGCTGCAGCCGCCGGGGACAAAGTCTTGGCTACTGGAACATGAACTGACCAAAGGGGCGGCGCTATTGCTTTTCCTGCCGCACGATCCCCTCGTCTCCGAGCCCGACGGCCTCTTGCGGCAGGTAAGCGCACAAGGAACGACGTGGTCATGTTAGGAAACATAACCAAGACTCAATATGTACGCTGCCCCAaaagtctttgttttatttttgccctTTCACTCCTCCTGAAAAAGCTCACTTCCAAATTCCTCTTTtctgaacaattaaaaaaaaaaagttgaatgagaCCTTTTACAAAAACTCCCTCATGCATCCACATTTAAATTAAATAGAAGAAATTTATTaccgggtggcccggtagtccagtggttagcacgtcggcttcacagtgcagaggtaccgggttcgattccagctccggcctccctgtgtggagtttgcatgttctccccgggccagcgtgggttttctccgggtgctccggtttcctcccacattccaaaaacatgcgtggcaggctgattgaacactctaaattgtccctaggtgtgagtgtgagcccagattgttgttcatctctgtgtgccctgcgattggctggcaaccgattcagggtgtcccccgcccacttccccgaagacagctgggataggctccagcaccccccgcgaccctagtgaggatcaagcggctcggaagatgaatgaatgaataatttattaGCATACACACAGAAAAAAGCAATACAATACCGCGGTGCCTTGGGATGCGAGTTTAAATCAACATCATTCAAACTTTCCATCATAACTCTTGAAGTTCAGCGAACAATTTGCATCTAAGTGGCAATGTTGTTGCAACTAATATTTGAACACTAATGGCAATACGTGTACACACATAATATAACAAAAGTCAcaggtatatattctttatcctcaccgaataatgactgttactgCGATACACGAGAAGCCGAGCTGAGTCTGCATTACAATGGCGTACGCCATATCCTTTTgacttatactgcccccagttgGCCAAAGGATGTAAACCAGATTGAGCAGCAAAATGTGCATTGGAGCAGGAAGTGTGACAAAAACTgttcaattgtattttattatatacatatttatttcataaagtaTAATATAGTGCCATTTTCTCCACCCCTGCCCAaaaagtaattattattattattagtagtagtagtagtagtattttttTAGGAGGTTctaacagattaatggcatttccattgatttcaatggggaaagatgatttgagttaAAATGGTGTGAAGTTACGAGTGTTGTCAAGGAGAAaattaaacttgtatctcaagtctCACATTGGGGCTTCTTCATTCTGAAAATTCTCACTTTTCCCGCAATTGCATTCTCTACTTTGGACTGTTTTTCCACCCTAGGTTGCGGACGTGGCCTTACGTTATCACTCCTGCGACGCGCGGAAGCAACGCTTGACCTCCAGCGTGCCCTGCTGCCACTCCGTGCTCGCCCCCGACTCCACCGCGTGGTGCGACGTGTGCCCGACGTCGTCGGCGCGCTGCTCGTCACGCCCTACGCTGCAGTCCACATCCGAGCGCTTCTGCCTTCACCTTCATTGTCGCAGCTTCGCCCTCAGCTACAGCCCGCTGAGCCATCACAGTGCCTGCTGCGGGAAATTCCATCCCCAGCTTAGCAACAACTCCAAAACCAAAGAGGCGCCGTCCCGTTTGACTTCGTCCACTGTCACGTCTTCGTCCGATGCCCTCAAGGGGCTCGGCTGTCAGACCAACAAGACGCTCAGGTTCTACGTGTTGGACATGGAGCTCAACTGGCCGCTGGCGGTGAGGTTGGGGGCACCGGGAAAGGGAAACTCTTCCTCATGGCGCCACCGGCAAACCGGCGCgcagggcgacggctcctttGCGGCCATCGTGAACTTGAAGGACGAGGTGCATTATGTGCTCCAGCGCACCCCCTCCGCCACACTCACCGAGTCACTAGGTAAACCTTCGACCAGTTAGCAGTAGTAATAATCATGGCTAGTATAATGAacgaacaggaaaaaaaaaattacatccatccattttccaaatcgctttatcctcacaagggtcacgggggtgacTGGAGCCGTCTTGAGAGAACCAGCTGTCTTGAGAGAACTTGACTTTTAGGGGTGGGCACCTCTCAAAAGAAAGATGATTCGATAATTAACTcgatacggggggggggggggggtgcgataaGATTCAAGGATGGTTTGATTTTGAAATAATCCACAGAGACCCAAAAATCCACGGCACAATTTATGTCCCGCCCCCTCCAACATGATGACACCCTGTGATTGTGTGTCCATTTCTTCCAGAGGCCTTCATCATGAACTTCAGCGCCCCCTACAGCCTCCTGCACAGACACTTGGTGGGCGAGGAGCCGAGAGAACACCGAGTTACGCGTCAGAACCGATCCCAGCAGCAGCACGATGAGCCTCCGCAGCCGCTTATCACCGAACTGACCACGTCCTCCTTCCTGTCCTACGTCATGGATGTTGAAAAGGTGCTGGGCATGTCTATCGTCACACCCTCACCTTCCTCCGATCGGGTTCATCAGCATCCTCCGATGTTGTTGTGTTGCAGGACGTACTGCTTTTCTACTACACACAATGGTGCGGCTTCTGCTCCGTTCTCAACCACGTCCTCATCCAGCTGGCTCGATTGCTGCAGCGCCACAGCGGTGTCACTCTCGCCAGGTATGACTATACAGTACCAGCCGTGCCTTGACTTGCAAATTGAATTTGTCCCTTGACTGATAAATATCGATTAAAATTGACATGCATCATTGCCAGAAGTGGGCGTTCGTCAGTATTGACAGAAAGTCCGTCAATCCGACACTGACGGTTGCCTTTTGTGCTAACAAATGACGAACGATGGAAACTGGGATTTCATCACAATCGTCATTGACCCGTAGAAAAGACCGTAATGATATTGTCaccacataaaaacaaaaataggacaaaaacatttgttaaaaaagttttttttaaattaaattacacTAGCTAACCGCATATTGTAAGGCAGATGTTGGCATTGTGCAtccataaatgcattttttgatgCAGATTTAACAATACAGTTTTTCTCATGTGTATgaaaaacaagggcagatttCACAGAAATCACAGAGAAATGTCTACTtgcatgtttgatttttaaaaaattccccccaaaattttggCTTGTGTTATTTGCCACGCAGGGTGAATGTTGCACGCAACGACCTCCCGTGGGAATTTATGGTGGATCGTGTTCCCTCCATTCTTTTCTTCCCACGATACAGGTAAGAGGAATCTGTTAGAATGAGTGTGAGTCTCTCAGGATTTATAATAggaaacaaaaatcactttttacGAATGTCTTTTTTGTCTCCGTGCTCAGAAaacagggaggtggggggggagacagtTTTATAGAAAAGGATGACTTTGGCAATCCCTAACGGCCATCACTGACAGGCCGTCAGGTTAAAAGTAGACAATGTCATTTTCAtagttgtatgtttgtgtttgaaGAAAAGAGCTGAGCGTGAAATTTCCAGATGATCTTCCCATCACTCTTCCAAACCTcctccgcttcatcctcaagCATTCCGGCTCACTCCCTGACACGGACAAATCCTCACCAACCGGCGCGGCGGACGCTTCGGGTCCCGGCAGCGCCGTCCTGCGCGCCGAGTTGGAAGCCGTCCAGCGCGAGGTACGGACGCTGCACCGCACCCGTGAGCTGCTCTCCCAGCAGCTGGCGCAACTTTGGCGTGACAACCGGCAGCTGCGTTTGGACGCTCGCGGACTGGAAGCTCAGAACGCCGAGCTGCGGCGGGAACAACGCCATCTGGAGGAGCGACGGCGGGAGAAGAGCCGACAACTGGCCGAGGCCTTGCGGCGGCTGCGGGAGCTGGCTGACGCCTCGCAGAATCTGCTCAACCAAAACGCGCTGCTCAGGATGGTGCTGAGGGCCTTGAAGGAAACGGCGGAGCCCGAAGttgtggaggaggcggaggcggagggGGAGCCTCCTGTTCCGCCGGCGGGAAGCCACTTGGCTTCCTGACCGTTGCTATGGCAAACAGGAGCACCGGGATGTGAAGGGATAGATTGGAAGTCTGACTTTTTTTCCGGGTCTTCTCATGATCGacgtgcctaccaaatttcgTGTGGATGAGTGAAACTGGCTTGGCGGACTGCGGTTTCAAAATCACGGTTGTGATAAGCAAACCAGTGGATAAGACTTAGCACTTTGCAGACCGCCACCAAGGCCAACATTGCACGCTTCTTTTAAACACGAACCGTCATATTTGAAGACGGTCATTATTCATAAGGCCATCTAACATCActcaggagagaaaaaaataatttctcacaTCACACgggtactgtatattgtttttCCAATTTGACATAACTGGCCCCACAGCCCTTTTAGTGCGTCTGTTATTGGGACATAATTAAGCGCATTGATTACGGTGAGACAAATTTACATTCCAATATGCAGTTTTTGTTCAGCAGACGCCGCCATTTTGTGCAATCTTATGTCACAGGTGTCCGTCTGATTGTGCTTCCATTAACGCTTCTAATTTTTACAATCACAGCCATCAAACGATTTGATAGCAggagaaataatttcatactattttttttgtgactttttttggagtggggtgaaataaaacaatgacaaatggCACCTTCTTGGTGGTAGGCCGTAATTAATGATTCAGTATACAGTATTAAGTATTGGATTTCAGTGCCAATGACTTCTAAGTGTCTTGATAATTGTACATGACTTCAGTTTTAACACTCGAATGGCTATTGTGTTGCAAAGGTGATCCAATTGAtctatttttacacttgaatcACTAAACTGTCATTTATATGGAACAATCCAGGCGTACTGAGATCCTGCAATAGTTTGTGTGACGTATTGAAACGTTTTTTTACGGATTAAAATTTGTTGCtatcctgcatttttttctactttcatGAGTGGTAGTTGAACCCACAAATATTTGAAACGGCACAGACGCACATTAAATGAATACCACtttgacagtgtcaatcaaaactaccttttatttgtatattttaatcaCTGGAGCACAAAAATACATGTCTAATATACAAAATCATTGCATAAGTATCTAAATACAGTATCTGGTTAtgtcagtgattctcaaccttTATTGACCACAGgcattttttaaacttaaaatcTAATCACataccaccaaagaaaaagtatttgtgtgtgtttgtattttgttgaggAGAGTCAGCTTTTCGTTTGCTTCTCGCTCTCCTAGGACACAAGTCCTTTTATACCTCTGCAAAGTGGAATAAAGACACAACACCAAGTCGTTCGTTTTCCGTTTATCGCAACACAAATCGATTTGGGCTTCTGAGAGTTCAGAGTCCTTTcagaagccccgaagaaacacattcatgagattatatagagacaatatgataatgagaggctgggaggtacgcctcccatgcaaatcccgaaacaaagaaagttacatgtcatctgacccggtgtggccgaaggaagccaggagcggtgaggtgagaccagaccaccactaccccccatttggtgcgatggcaggaacaaagataccggagataacagctcctctaaaacatgtcccgcggaggggggccccagaagtggtgggggccgagggcactaaagttgattgtaataacattgagcaggaaataccttcaaccgcatttgtacattgtttctttcagtgtctgaacaaacaggaaggaacaacaccataaccaagtaaaaagcagaaataaggaagatcaagcaaagttcgatcttgatatgatgacaaagtatagaccactgctgctggtcacagatcttgagattagggttcctctttgagggcacttgagagcctccagggacttttatgaggaagtggaggcaataaaaacccttggggggccgttaattaaccaaagggagatgtgctctaaacttcaaagtacatcctttgttttaactacttcagcagatgttcaggagagagactagtgtcaatagttctcataccaagatgaaattcaacaatgttctactactacttctagcggaataattccttaacaatatACTTaaatattgatgatgttgtgtAAGGTTACTCACAAATGGGCTTCTTTTTAAATCTGATCCTGTTTAATCGACCACTTCTTATTCTGCTGTGCAATAGGCAACCGGTGACTGTACAAGTTAATTGGActtctgccatctagcggtGTAGAGCAGCAGTGCCCAAGTCTGGTCCTCGCccctatcctgcctgttttagacgTTGAAGGAGGGAAACCTCGAAAATGGGGTGGAGCGGGGGGGGGTCTCTGGAGGACTGGATTTGGGTACTGCTGCTGTACACCACTAGATGTCAGAAGTAGTAGAGTAttgaattttgccattcagtATGCATCACTGGCATCAAAAGGTGGACATTATTATAAATTATTTATAataaaaattactttttttttgaaataatgaaatTGGATAATATCGCACAGCACATCCGATGATCGGCTGGGAATCACTGAGTTATATAATGGGGTTgatcgctgattttttttcttgatattcTTCAGTTGGTCAGTCACATAGAAGtgaagaggaggatgatgaggaggaagagtgCGTCGACCTTTGCGCTCACACGGGTACCTGAAACAGGAAGTCACGTTAGATTTAGCCGATTCTTGGCTTTGTGTCAGAAGAGATGATCTGACGTGCCGCTCCACCCCTTAGCTAACTGTTGCAGTGCAGATATGGAAAACCGGACCGCAGCTATAAAAtcttcagtttttgttttgaagatttcattttctcatttttttgttcgGAACACTCACCACTGGAGCTTTgggttgttgatgatgatggctGGTTAGGCTCGGCGGTGATGGCCGTGGGCGCCACTGTGGGGTCAGCTCTCCCTCCCTGAAGCTCCACTCCCAGTTGGTTGAGCTCAGACTGTCTCTGGCTTTGGATCCATTCCCTCACCAGCTCTTGGTTTTCGTACCGTTTTATGTTAGGCAAGTTGGTGCCGAGAAGATCGCGAACGTCGCCTACACTCATGGCCTGGGCGAGGGGAAAAGACATGCGTGAACAACTTCAACAAATGAGTTCATTGAAACGGCACCTGTGCACACTGACCATAACAGCAGATGGATTGAGCGAAACGAATGTTTCCAGGTTCATGTTAATATTGGCGTTCACCAGAGTTCGAATGTAATCTAGCGGTGCGCCCCCTGCAGTTTGAAgtagaaaaaaagaagttgaagtCACCTTCATTTTGAGTGAAAATTATTACATCATGGGGAAAATTGTTTCAACAATGGGAGCAGCTTGGGAAGCATCGTGGGTGTTGGCCTACCAAGATACGGCTCCATGAACTGGTACTCCGCAGTGGAGACGGTTGAGCGGGTGGTTCCTCCAAAAGCTTTGAGGGCGATGATGAAAAGAACTTGCTTTTTCGCCGGAGTGCAGATGGACACATTCAAGACACTTGCGTCTCTACGGGCGACACCACACTCTCATGTGAATTAGGCATAAAGTCAGACTGGAGGGAACAttactttttttcatgtttttgtttatatTGTACAGTAAATGCAAAATAACACAGCACCaagccattcatttttaaacagcttgcaacaaaagtgagtccACCCCTATGTGAAAATATCCAAATTTTTAATTAAGCAggtgatcattttaaaaatgttttttctaccAACAGCACCCAAAAATGACAAAGTGGTGACGTTtgaatgtttaattttttttttttttttaagagaaaacAGTCTTTGCCTTGAAGCTCAAAATTGAAGGGTGTTGTGTGTAGAATTGTCTGGTAAAATGTGTAGAATATAACACTTGAAATGCATTCTGGACATactttaaataaatcatgttaTTGTAACTTGATAAAttctgaatacatttttaaaaaactaaaatgaatacTCAAACGAATTAAAAAGCAACTAAAATCAGACATTTAAAAAGCCTATAAAACAAATTAGAACAAATCCTAACATGGGTTTGTCAATCAACAACAGCGCATTGGTTGACAATGCCACACAATACCTGAGACTTTGTGCCGAAATGCCTTGTAGGACATTAGCGTCTAGGGAACACAGGTTGTCTCCTCCGATGACGTTGAGCTCGGTACTGCCGAGCATGTTCCCGTTGTGACTCAGATATTTGGTGATGATCTGCTTCGCCTGCACGGAGAACCAAACATGTCCTTCACAAGAACTGCTCGAGTGTTTGTAGCATGAATTTGACACATGCCGTTCCCATACCAGGCTTGAGTTCCAGGGCCCGTTGGAGGAATccatgagagaggagagcgTGTCCACCAGAGTGACGTTCCACAAGATGATGTCATCACTGGTGGCTTGACGTGACGCCTGTCCCAGGAGTTCCACCTGATCGGCCGGGATGCTTGAGTGGTCGGCATACGCCTTCGAACCAATCAGAATccatgattttatttgtcaaaaaaaaaaaaaaagataactgaaaagacatttttataCAACTTTCAACATGTCAGTATAATTATTGTGAAAatgttctttgttttggtcaattCATATTATAGATGAGTTTTGggggtttattttaaatgtacttaTTTCAGTGTTACTGCACTATACTGAAGTCCATATCCCACTGAGGGGCCAAGATAGCTAGTGTTGCATTCTCGGcagggtttgttcaaggtcgcaaatgcTTTTATAGTTTAAGTACAGGCCAGCTTCTGGAGAACGTTTGCCACCTTGAAAAAACCCTGACGAGAACATTAGCTAACTTCGTAAACACTCGCAAACGTTAGGCCTCCAGTGAgatgtggcaaaatggctgccccgcCCGAGATGTCCAAAAACGTGTGGATTTTGTCGCTTAACTCATCTTTCATAAACGGAATAGTCATGAGAATGCCTTGTTTAGACGAGTGAAGGCAACTTTATCAAAAGTAATTGCAATAAATTCAATATCTATCCATCGTCACGAGCTTACGTGCAACCGCTTCCACTCACAACAGGGCTGCGAACAGAGAGGACCTAGTTTACAGTCAATGGTAGCAATTTAGATACTTCCCCTAGTGATGATATCCCGACTTTTTAAATTGGTTCATTCATTGAAAGATGATTGTCGTCCAGTTTGAGAATGaccaatttaaaaaatttaagcTTCCAGCAAACAAGCGTCTACCTCTCGCAGCTTTTCCAGCACGATCTTGAGGTACTCGTCCTGGTCCACCTTCTCCGTGATGCTGCCCAAGTTGTCTCTGACGACGGTGGCGTTGAGGCAGCAGTTGAACTGATTCACGTCGAAGTAATCAAACGGGAAGACCTCATCACTGATGGTCACCTGCGTGATGGATCCGACCGTGCACTCGTTTTCTACAAAGTCAAAC encodes:
- the txndc11 gene encoding thioredoxin domain-containing protein 11 isoform X1, which translates into the protein MLRRAQLGLRQVLSLMARRPALLCGAVVLGVLLVLAVKFTCSRARNVVAAAPPPLRFFSPESPVVDLYLGQLDQVERLRSVAEVSFVFFYAPWCAHSMAARQEVQLVAKKLAKQVQFVAINCWWSQGKCRRVNHFFKYPIIHLFYRQFGPIEYKGPFVAGYVESFILRVMTPLTYLPSRDAVLEFLSCHEPRVVGFFQFNSSPQPPGYTTYLASALQALKRDFRGVVRFGVVTNSRVAEAISLKEDESVYLHRRFNSSLVFPRWERNFTSRAVCSWVFEHHESVLQWLQPPGTKSWLLEHELTKGAALLLFLPHDPLVSEPDGLLRQVADVALRYHSCDARKQRLTSSVPCCHSVLAPDSTAWCDVCPTSSARCSSRPTLQSTSERFCLHLHCRSFALSYSPLSHHSACCGKFHPQLSNNSKTKEAPSRLTSSTVTSSSDALKGLGCQTNKTLRFYVLDMELNWPLAVRLGAPGKGNSSSWRHRQTGAQGDGSFAAIVNLKDEVHYVLQRTPSATLTESLEAFIMNFSAPYSLLHRHLVGEEPREHRVTRQNRSQQQHDEPPQPLITELTTSSFLSYVMDVEKDVLLFYYTQWCGFCSVLNHVLIQLARLLQRHSGVTLARVNVARNDLPWEFMVDRVPSILFFPRYRKELSVKFPDDLPITLPNLLRFILKHSGSLPDTDKSSPTGAADASGPGSAVLRAELEAVQREVRTLHRTRELLSQQLAQLWRDNRQLRLDARGLEAQNAELRREQRHLEERRREKSRQLAEALRRLRELADASQNLLNQNALLRMVLRALKETAEPEVVEEAEAEGEPPVPPAGSHLAS
- the txndc11 gene encoding thioredoxin domain-containing protein 11 isoform X2 — protein: MLRRAQLGLRQVLSLMARRPALLCGAVVLGVLLVLAVKFTCSRARNVVAAAPPPLRFFSPESPVVDLYLGQLDQVERLRSVAEVSFVFFYAPWCAHSMAARQEVQLVAKKLAKQVQFVAINCWWSQGKCRRVNHFFKYPIIHLFYRQFGPIEYKGPFVAGYVESFILRVMTPLTYLPSRDAVLEFLSCHEPRVVGFFQFNSSPQPPGYTTYLASALQALKRDFRGVVRFGVVTNSRVAEAISLKEDESVYLHRRFNSSLVFPRWERNFTSRAVCSWVFEHHESVLQWLQPPGTKSWLLEHELTKGAALLLFLPHDPLVSEPDGLLRQVADVALRYHSCDARKQRLTSSVPCCHSVLAPDSTAWCDVCPTSSARCSSRPTLQSTSERFCLHLHCRSFALSYSPLSHHSACCGKFHPQLSNNSKTKEAPSRLTSSTVTSSSDALKGLGCQTNKTLRFYVLDMELNWPLAVRLGAPGKGNSSSWRHRQTGAQGDGSFAAIVNLKDEVHYVLQRTPSATLTESLEAFIMNFSAPYSLLHRHLVGEEPREHRVTRQNRSQQQHDEPPQPLITELTTSSFLSYVMDVEKDVLLFYYTQWCGFCSVLNHVLIQLARLLQRHSGVTLARVNVARNDLPWEFMVDRVPSILFFPRYSIPAHSLTRTNPHQPARRTLRVPAAPSCAPSWKPSSARYGRCTAPVSCSPSSWRNFGVTTGSCVWTLADWKLRTPSCGGNNAIWRSDGGRRADNWPRPCGGCGSWLTPRRICSTKTRCSGWC